A genome region from Panicum virgatum strain AP13 chromosome 4K, P.virgatum_v5, whole genome shotgun sequence includes the following:
- the LOC120701921 gene encoding uncharacterized protein LOC120701921, which translates to MPDVVWEHGQKVGGGFKCKYCREEKGGGGATRFKEHLAHRGKDVKDCPSVPTEVKEFFSEQLDRNKVRAKARPRERVLRDQAARGRHTDIEKEGGQGHDEDTELQAALHQSRQEYDFMQQAGPRYERGGGSGAASGSRSGGPQPSMFRRSQSQVPERVRDYHLGLSSAPRQQRIDTGPWTVKGRTSRELLGRTWAKACYAVGIPGRKVDDPYFKAAIVETQKQGVGIKIPSGRLIDGKYLDENVKEIEKEIEKWKNEWDECRVTIMCDSWTGPMRNSVINFLVYSGGTMYFLKSINASDKIQDHQYLLKEIRAVVMKVEPHNVVQLVTDNGSNYKKACKILCHEFPTIAWQPCLAHIINLMLKDIGKWPEHDACIRSAQRICSWLYNSNSLHSMMREAIGGELVKWNVTRFGTNYMFLKSMYKKKDQFMTWLVSPEFRRSRHFKSETGRYIYECITSLEWWANMEYVINDVEPLYMFLRFADTDKTPNLSEVTMEYQNMRQTYASKFSSDYPRFEKNMAVIDARMTTVMSGTYMATACALNPYVQYSLGTSQTVMAVMRNGLEKMLNARRMAIDRKTSPAAWWATFGGDTPVLQRVARRLLSQCAASSGCERNWSTFAYIHTKLRNRLSHQKLDKLVFVNYNLRLRLQRATRGVDPYDYDPVSSFMDFSLYRQSSAIQDWMKQSRSNGDPAFDENSDFTDTPLPSQMFTDIGSSHGHDEDVETWAEETIGDTHLEKRKTKIGPEMRKGKKPRTEEELGSDDTTPEPSGGEDIGDDDDDDDDDDDDSSSSEGDGNDSNESGGYRISPTIRFTGEEDFTHATQDTDHGAPSSQRQTTSTRRHGRQAPLAYDEDSSNSACSGQYYNPYSTSPPAGGFLWPPPGVVNPPLPQAVAALPYLDYHGYLPYGAPQLQYHPPTYVYLPPSDEPYEGPPGERFED; encoded by the exons ATGCCAGACGTAGTGTGGGAGCATGGCCAAAAGGTCGGGGGTGGTTTCAAATGCAAGTATTGCAGGGAGGAGAAGGGTGGGGGAGGAGCAACACGGTTCAAAGAGCATTTGGCACATAGGGGGAAAGATGTGAAGGACTGCCCTTCGGTTCCGACCGAAGTTAAGGAATTCTTTAGTGAGCAGTTGGACAGGAACAAGGTTAGAGCAAAAGCAAGGCCCCGAGAAAGAGTGCTGAGGGACCAAGCAGCAAGGGGGCGGCACACTGACATAGAGAAGGAGGGTGGCCAGGGGCACGACGAGGATACAGAGCTACAGGCTGCCTTACACCAGTCCCGCCAAGAGTATGACTTTATGCAGCAAGCTGGGCCACGATACGAGAGGGGTGGCGGATCTGGAGCTGCTTCTGGATCTAGAAGTGGTGGACCACAGCCTTCGATGTTCAGAAGGAGTCAGTCACAAGTCCCCGAGAGGGTTAGGGACTACCACCTAGGTTTGAGCAGTGCTCCACGGCAGCAAAGGATTGATACCGGCCCATGGACTGTCAAGGGGAGGACATCAAGAGAGCTTCTAGGGAGGACATGGGCGAAGGCGTGCTATGCTGTCGGTATTCCCGGCCGGAAAGTCGATGACCCATACTTTAAAGCTGCGATCGTGGAGACCCAGAAACAAG GTGTTGGAATCAAAATACCATCAGGGAGGTTGATagatggaaaatatttggatgAGAATGTGAAGGAGATAGAGAAAGAGATAGAGAAGTGGAAGAACGAGTGGGATGAATGTAGAGTCACGATCATGTGTGATTCGTGGACGGGGCCTATGCGTAACTCGGTCATTAATTTCTTGGTGTATAGCGGTGGCACCATGTATTTCTTGAAGTCCATCAATGCGTCCGACAAAATACAGGACCATCAATACTTGTTGAAG GAGATACGAGCAGTGGTCATGAAAGTGGAGCCTCACAATGTGGTTCAGCTTGTCACGGATAATGGTTCGAACTACAAAAAAGCCTGCAAAATTCTCTGTCACGAGTTCCCTACcattgcatggcagccttgcctTGCCCATATCATCAACCTTATGCTGAAGGACATAGGGAAGTGGCCGGAGCATGATGCTTGTATTCGAAGCGCGCAACGAATTTGCAGCTGGCTCTACAACTCCAACAGTTTACACAGCATGATGAGGGAAGCCATCGGTGGagagttggtcaagtggaatgtaACAAGATTTGGgaccaactacatgttccttAAAAGCATGTATAAGAAGAAGGACCAGTTCATGACATGGTTAGTGTCACCTGAGTTCCGACGGTCCCGCCACTTCAAAAGTGAAACTGGAAGGTACATTTACGAATGCATCACAAGTCTTGAATGGTGGGCGAATATGGAGTATGTGATCAATGATGTTGAGCCTCTGTACATGTTTCTGAGATTTGCTGACACAGACAAGACACCTAATTTGAGTGAGGTGACAATGGAGTATCAAAACATGAGGCAGACATATGCCAGCAAGTTCAGCAGTGACTACCCCCGGTTTGAAAAGAACATGGCTGTGATAGATGCAAGGATGACCACAGTGATGTCAGGCACATATATGGCCACTGCTTGTGCTCTTAACCCTTACGTGCAGTACAGTTTGGGCACATCACAGACAGTCATGGCAGTAATGCGCAATGGTCTGGAGAAAATGTTGAATGCTAGGCGAATGGCCATTGACAGGAAAACTTCACCAGCTGCTTGGTGGGCTACATTTGGGGGAGATACACCAGTGTTGCAAAGGGTCGCCCGACGCTTGTTGTCGCAGTGTGCAGCCTCTAGTGGATGTGAAAGGAACTGGAGCACCTTTGCTTACATCCACACCAAACTGCGCAATAGGTTGAGCCACCAGAAATTGGACAAATTAGTCTTTGTGAACTACAACCTCCGCTTGCGTCTGCAACGTGCTACTAGAGGGGTCGATCCATATGACTATGATCCAGTTAGCAGTTTCATGGATTTTTCTTTGTACCGGCAGTCATCAGCAATTCAAGATTGGATGAAGCAATCAAGGTCCAATGGAGACCCAGCATTTGATGAAAACTCAGACTTCACTGACACTCCATTGCCGAGCCAGATGTTCACTGACATAGGCTCTTCTCATGGTCACGATGAAGATGTGGAAACATGGGCCGAAGAAACAATTGGGGACACACATCTGGAAAAAAGAAAGACTAAGATTGGTCCCGAAATGAGAAAAGGGAAGAAACCACGCACTGAGGAGGAGTTAGGTAGTGACGATACCACACCTGAGCCTAGTGGTGGTGAGGAcattggtgatgatgatgatgatgatgatgatgatgatgatgattccaGTAGCAGTGAAGGTGATGGCAATGATAGCAACGAAAGTGGTGGTTATCGTATATCTCCTACTATAAGGTTCACTGGGGAGGAGGACTTCACCCATGCAACACAAGATACAGATCATGGAGCACCTTCTTCACAACGACAAACAACATCGACACGTCGACATGGTCGACAGGCCCCACTTGCATATGATGAAGATAGCTCCAACTCTGCCTGCAGTGGTCAGTACTACAACCCTTACAGTACTTCTCCCCCTGCAGGGGGCTTTCTGTGGCCACCACCAGGGGTGGTGAACCCGCCACTTCCGCAGGCAGTTGCAGCATTGCCTTATTTGGATTATCACGGCTACCTACCATATGGAGCTCCACAGTTGCAATATCACCCACCTACGTATGTGTATTTGCCACCATCAGACGAGCCGTATGAGGGACCACCGGGAGAGAGATTTGAGGACTGA